A stretch of DNA from Bacillus sp. Marseille-Q1617:
GGTTCCATACTTAGAAATCCTTAAGCGGGGAGGGGGCATTCTTTCAACAGTAGGAGCTACCCGTGAAGCATCTGAAGAAGAACTGCTTAAAAAAGCCCGCTTCCACCTCGACAGGATGATTTCGTACGGAGTAACCACCGTCGAAGCGAAAAGCGGCTACGGCCTCGACAAAGAAACGGAGCTAAAGCAGCTCCGTGTGGCAAAAAAATTAAACGAAGAACACGCAGCGGACTTAGTGTCGACTTTCTTAGGAGCACACGCAATCCCGCCGGAATACAAAGAACGTTCAGATGAATTCTTACAGGAAATGCTTAAGTTGCTCGCAGACATTGAAAAAGAAAACCTAGCAGAATTCGTCGACATCTTCTGTGAAACAGGCGTTTTCACTGTCGAGCAGTCCCGCAAATTCCTAAAAGCGGCAAAAGAAAAAGGCTTCTCCGTAAAAATTCATGCCGATGAAATCGACCCGCTCGGCGGAACGGAAATGGCCACTGAAATCGGAGCCACAAGCGGAGATCATTTGGTAGGAGCATCTGAAAAAGGAATCCAAGCACTGGGAGCAACAGACACCATCGCCGTCCTCTTACCTGGTACATCCTTCTACTTGAACAAAGGAAAGTTTGCCAACGCTCGAGGAATGCTGGAAGCGGGAGCGGCCATCGCACTGTCAACGGACTTCAACCCGGGCAGCTCGCCTACAGAGAACCTGCAGTTCATCATGAACCTGGCATCGCTGCAGCTGAAAATGACCCCGGAAGAAATCTGGAACGCGGTGACGGTCAACTCTGCATACGCCATCAACAGAGGAGAACAGGCAGGCAAGCTCATAAAAGGGCGCAAAGCCGACATCGTCCTCTGGGATGCACCAAACTATCACTATGTTCCATATCATTACGGAGTGAACCACACTCATACTGTCATGAAAAACGGATGCATCATATACCGCAAGGAGAAGCTTCATGAGCATATTTCAACACATTAAGCCGGCAGGGAAAGCACAGTTCAAGGACCGGTACACAACGAAGGCAGCAGAGCTGCTGACACCGTACACAGAAGGCTCAAAAGGGGATGTCGCCATAATAGGCGCACCCCTTTCCAAGCCGTCCATCTCTCACTCGGGAGCGAGCTTTGCACCAGATGCCATTAGAAGATGCCTTAACTCCTTCACGACGTATAATATCGAAGAAGAAGCGGACATCAGCAACAAAACCATCATCGATTTCGGCGACATTGCCATGCACCCGACATCAATCGAAGAGTGCCACCAGAGAATCTATCAATCAACCAAAGAAGTCGCACAAGCCCAAGCGGCACCTTTAACCATCATTCTCGGCGGGGATCACTCCATCACCACATCAACCGTGAAAGCAATCAAAGAAACAATAGGGACGGTAGGGGTCATCCAACTCGATGCCCACCATGATCTGAGAAACACGGAAGACGGAGGACCTACCAACGGCACGCCATTCAGAAGATTGATAGAAGAAGGACATCTGAAAGGCGAGCATCTGATCCAAATCGGGATCCGCAACTATGCGAATGCCAAAGCTTATCACGACTACGCCATCCAAAAAGGCGTATCTGTCCACACCATGAAGGACGTCAGGCAACGCCCAATCACAGAACTGATCCAGTCAGCCCTAACCCGGCTGGACACTCAAGTCGACACCATCTACCTATCCGTCGACATGGACGTCCTCGACCAGGCATACGCTCCCGGCTGCCCGGCAATCGGCCCTGGCGGAATGGATCCGGATACACTCGCAGAAGCGGTCCAGCAGTCAATAAAACACCCGAAAGTCCAAACCATGGACATCGTGGAAATCGACCCGACGCTTGATATCCGGGATATGACGAGCAGAATTGCCAGCTTGCTTATTGTCAATTCACTAATAAAGTAAGATGAACAAAAAGTGTATCTCTTCGTCATGGGATACACTTTTTAAATTTGTTTTAAAATATGAGACATTTAATCGCTTTTATCGTCTAACATGTAATGGAAATCAATTAATTTATTTCCTCCTATATATGAATTTTTTTATTGTTAATGTAAGGAGCCAAGAAAATCAATTTGGGAAAGAAAGACTTAATCACCCTGTATAATGAATGTCTTGTAGTAACTTTCAAATAATCAAGTGAAAGGGGGAGTCCTTCATTTGGAAGATACACATAAGAATCACTTGATTGAGTCACTGATCGATGAATATGAAATATCTATAACGAAGCTGGCTTACTTTTATGTTCAGGATTGGCCGGCCGCTCAGGACATCTGCCAGGATGTCTTTATTAAAGTATATGATGCACTGGACCAATTCAACCATCAGTCGTCCTATAAAACATGGATTTATCGCATTGCCATTAATAAATGTAAGGATTATAAGAAATCAGCTTATTTCAGAAAAAGTACAGTCGTAGATAAATTTCATAGATTCTTTAATAAAGAGATTGCGGCTACTCCAGAACAAGTCCTGCTTCAAACAGAGGAACAGACCAGTTTATCAGCACAAATCTTTACCCTTCCAGTCAAATATAGAGAAATCATCCTATTGTATTATTATGAAGAACTGACAACCCGGGAAATCAGTGAACTGCTGAATATCAACTCCTCTACAGTCCGTACCAGATTAGAAAGAGGAAGACAGAAGCTGAAAACGATGCTGGAAAGGAGGGATAAGGATGAATAACGAAAGGGACCCTTTATTCACCCTCAAAGAAGATTTGGACAAAGAATTATTCGATAAAATAGAAATTACCAGTCAGAAGAGGCGCATCATGTCAAAGATTCATCATCATCACCCTAAAAAGAAAATAAACTGGTATATATTCTTGAATATCGGTGTGATTGCAGCCTTTATTTGCCTGCTCTCGATACTTGGAAGCAGTTACCTTTCAAACGAAGAATTAACTGAGGAAGACCCGGGTGAAGAAATACAGATACCTGATAAACCGGATCAGCCCTCCACGTTTATACCAGAAGATGACTTAAAGGACGAAATAAAAAAGGAGAAAAGAGAGCTCCGAAAAAAGGAACAGCCTGCGGTAGAAGACGATAAAACCGATCCTGCTCCATCAAATGAAGATGAAGAGGAAGAATCTGAAAAAGAAGAACCAAAGCAAAGGGGAACAACCAGCCCGGCACCACCTTTCGATTTCTCTTTTATTCTTCAAAATCCAACTGCATTTAAAGCTGAAGCGTCACAAGGCATATTGCATGGAGTAAATATAGTCATTGGAGAATCATTTGATAGTATAACTGAAAAGTACGGAAATCTTCCGTTTGCAAGCGGGACGGAAGGAGGATATAAACATAATTTAGGCAGTGATTATTTATTGACTTTTGACGAAAAAGGAGATGGAATCCTTCATAGGGTGGAAGTTAAAAGGAGAACGGTTACAAATCTGACAGTGGAACAAATGGTGAATGCTCTGGGTATCCCCTACTTTTACCACGATGCGATGTCAACAGGAGAAATTTATATGGCATACATTTACGGGGATTATCAATTGACAATGAGGGTGGAGGGAGACGTTGAACTCAGGCAGAGAGATACAAACGCAGATCTTGATGTAGTGTTTGTAGATTCCGCTGCAAAACTTACTACACTCCAGCTAAGTAGAAAATGGCTCGATGAAACGTTATTGAATAAAAACACCGAGATTGGTGCTCGAGAAGAATAGATTCCCCCGTCCTTCCTTTAAGGTCGTTAGCTAATTATTAAGGTTTTTACCAAACAAAAGCCCCTCCCTCTGATTTAAAAGTGGGAGGGGCGTTCACCATTAATCAAGTTTATTAATCAATTCCTTTTTAGCTTCCTTACTCTGGGTAGTATACTCTTCTTTACCATTTAAATAAAAATCTTCACCACATTCAGTTTGGGTGACTTGTACATCCACGTAGCCAATTTCTTTTCCGTCTGCCCCCGTGTTGCCTCCAACACCTCGTTCATGCACACAGTACGAATCAATTTCCTTTCGCTTCCCTGCCTGATCTATATAGTAATATTTATTATTCACTTCGTATGTAGCTGCTTTTGGAAGATACGGTTCCTTTCTTGAGGTTAAGGCATAACCATACGTTGAATAATCGGTTTGATGTAAGGTTTCGATTTCTGTTGTTTCTATGGGAAATACAGCAAATTCTCCTTCTTTTTTCAATTTGGGGGCACCTGGGATATTAAAGAAAACAGTGAAGGAGCCTTCGTATCCTTCAGGGATTAAATAAATATGATTAGTCAACCCTGGTGAGGTACAACCACCAAGGCTCAATGCTGCAATCAATAATAAGAATAATTTTTTCAATTGTCTGCCTCTCTTTATATAAATATAATTCCATTATAAGGATTTTATATGAAAGAAAAACAGGCCTTTTCAACCATCTTATAAGTAATCTTTGTTATGGTTCTAACAAGCCTTAAACTAAAAAAGAACCTCCTCCTGAGGTTTATACCTTCAGAAGAGGCTCTCTTTTTATAGTCCTGAAATGTGGCCGCCCTTAATGTCATAACCGGAATGAATTTCTTTCATCCCGATTACTTGAAGAAAATGCTGAAGCTTCTTCATGCATAGTGCTTCTGTTTCATTAACCACATCGAATCGATCGATGACTGCACATTTTTTGGTTTTTAGATACGTTACATTGTTGGTTTGGCTGCGGGAATAGGTATCGTTGGCAATGGAGTAGGTGGATGCTGATGCTTCACCGATTTTGGTATCGCCTTGTGTGAACTCGAAATGGAATTGAATCGACAAATCTACATCGGAATATAGAGGATTTACTTTCATGTTGATATCTTTCATCATGAAGCCCCCTTTCTTTTATTGTACTTTTATCCTACCACAAAAGTTTTTAAAGTGTATTTCGACTCATAATCGGTACGGAAGCAAATTTTTAGGGAATATGTGCAGAAAGTGATGTTTTCCTTCTTTTGTATAACTATAGGAATATTCCTACATGAATATATTAAGTAAAGTGATGATTTACTGGTTAGGGGGATTGGAACGGTGTCTGATGAGAAACATGTGGAAAAGGAAGAGGCTGAATTTAAGAAGAAAAAAACTTCCCAAATGGGAAGTTTTAAATTAAGTAATTAATGAGCACTTCCAGGAAGTTCCAGCTTTTGAACGGTTGCCGCTGCTTCCTCGGTGGTATTGCTTGAAAAACCTGCAACGCCAAGAAGAAGAATTGAAGCGGTTAGAATGGCAAGAAAATGTTTTTTCATGGGTCTTTCCTCCCTTTCTTATTGAACTTAATATTCGATAAGATTGATGATATATATGTTATTATAATTAAAGCACATATTCAATCTTTATTAAATTTGAGTGTAATGCCAAAATACCTATTTATTTTAATATTACATAGTTAATACACCTATTTTCATCAAAAAATATAACTCTAGGCATATTTAGAGGAGGATGTAAATGGACTTCACGGCCGTTGGAAAAAAAATTAAGGAACTAAGAAAAAATAGTGGACTTTCTCAAGAGGATCTTGCAGAAGGAGTCTGTACTCAGGCGCAAATAAGTAAAATTGAAAAGGGAGATGTGTTTCCTTACGCTTCTACATTATATCAAATTTCGCAAAAATTAGGGGTGGATGTAAATTATTTCTTTGATATCGGCACCACGCCAAGGTTAGATTATGTACAAGAGGTTTTTCAACAACTTCAGATTCTCAGAAGGAATTTGAAATTTGAAGAAATGATGGAGATTGTGAGAGCGGAGGAGGATAACCCTTTATTCATCCAAAATAATAAAAACCACCAACTCTTATTATGGCATAAAGGAATATATTTATATGAAGTAAAAAAAGATCTGGATGCTTCGGTGAAAACTCTTCGAGAGGCAATCAGCATTACAAATGAAAAAGGGAAGCTTCTTCAAGAGAGAGAATTAGAAATTCTTTTATCACTAGGGGCAATTTATTTTTACGAAGATTTGGATAAGGCTTTGGAAGTTTTTGAAGAGATTGAAGATCACTTGCACCTTTTACCTCATTTAAATAACTACACCATTAAAACAAGGCTTTATTATAACCTGGCAAGGACACTAACGAGGCTAAAAAGAATAGAAGAATCAAATAAATATTGCAAAAATGCCATTAAGTGGGCACTTCACAAAGATAGTTTGTACTTATTAGGAGAATTACACTATCACTTCGGTTATAACTTAGAATTATTAGAAAAGCCGGAGCAAGCCAAATCGTATATGGAAAAAGCCCTTATAGTCTTCGAACTTCAACAGGATGATAAATATACCCAGTTCATTAAAGGGAAAATTAAAGAACTAACTGCAAATTCGTAACGTTCTACTAACGTCCTGTGTGTTGATGGAACACTATCATGAAAAAAAGGAGATATCAGCATCTTAATTGGCTGATATCTCCTTTTTTGCTATTAAAAAAATTAATAAAATCTCTTAAAACTATCAAACTTAGATTTCCAATATGGATTATTTAAGCTGCTGATTTCAACACCGTTATCTCCAGCATGAATGAATTGCTCATCTCCAATATAAATTCCTACGTGAGAGATTCCCTTCTTATATGTATTTTCAAAAAATACAAGGTCCCCTAATTCAGGTTTGTCTACGTAATAAGACCGGTTAAAGTACCCTTCACTGGATTGACGCTTGATATCATATCCAGCCTCATTAAATACATGATAGATATAACCGCTGCAATCAAAACCGCTTGAGGAAGATCCTCCCCATTTATAAGGTGCCCCTAAATGGGCAAGGGCCTCAGAAGTAATCTCAGAATCCGGTCCTGGAGCAACTTTCTCACTGTCTTGCGAATGGGAAGTCTGCTGCTTGGCTACCTCCAGCTTCTGCCCTATGTGAATGACATCGGATTTAAGGTTATTCCATTGTTTGATATCCTGAACGGAGACAGAGAATTCTCTGCTGATCTTGTATAGTGTGTCGCCCGACTTAACAGAATATGAAACATTTTGTGGCTTAGAGACTGGTGGTACATTATTTTCATTTTTTGTTGTATCTTCCTCTGTTTTTGATGGTTCTTTTACTTGCGATGATGTAGAAGCGGATACTGTTAATTTCTGACCTGGATAAATAATATGCGAGGAAATTTGATTCCACTTTTTCAGGTCACTTAAAGAGATAGAATGAGAGTTAGCAATTCTTATAAGTGTGTCACCGGACTTAATAGTATAAGTCTTGCCGTTCTCAGCCACGGGCACGGCAGGAGGAGACGGTTTAGGATCAGTAGGCACCGAAGCTGGGTTCTTAGTCACAACTAGCTGCTGTCTAGGAAAAATGACTGTATTTCGAAGGTTATTCATCTGCTTTAACTCGGATATACTTACGTCATATTTCTTTGATATTGACCATAAGGTGTCACCCGGTTCGACTTTGTGGGTATTGGCAGAGGCTTGAGCAGCGAAAGAAGCAGAAATAACTGCAGTAGTAGCTACAGTAAATAACATTTTTTTCACATGTACTTCTCCTTTTTTGTCATAGATTGTTAAATATATTGTTATTTTATCACAGTTGGTATAAAAAATGGTTTTGAATTCAGAAAAAACATCTCTAAATATAGTTAAATTTAACTAGTTTCATTTTTGTATCTATACAACTTATAAAATACCATAAAATACCTATATAGTAATTTTATTATAACTATTTAATTTTTATATAAAATGCATTAACATGTTAAAAGTTAGGTATTTTTGGAACTTAATAGAAATTATTTAGGAGATTGGATTCATGAAGAAATATTTAATGATTGTTGTATTAGTAGTATCTTTTTTAGGAACGGGCAGTAAGGAAGTTAATGCTGAGGTATTTAATTATGATAGGATCGGCGGGGAAGATAGATTCGAAGTAGCTGTAAATTTATCAAAAAAATACTGGCCGGAGTCAGCGGAGGTTGTTGTTTTATCCAATTATAATGCTTTTGCTGACGCTTTGGCGGCAGGTCCGTTAGCTTTTAAACATAATGCGCCTGTGTTATTGACACATCCTGATAAACTAACTTTAACAACCAAGGAAGAGTTAAACAGACTATCCCCCTCTAAAGTCATAATTGCTGGAGGAACAGGGAGTGTCTCGGTGCAAATTGAAAAAGAACTTCGTGGGATGGGCATCAAGATTATAAGGTATGGGGGAAGAGACAGATTCGAAGTAGCTGTAAACATTGCAAAAGAATTCAGTAGCCCCAAATCAGCCATTCTTGCAAACAGCCAAGCGTTCGCAGATGCTTTGTCCGTTTCACCCTATGCCTCTCGGAATGGAATACCGATTCTGTTAACTCGTCCGAACAAGTTAGGGGAAGAGACTAAACACTATATTAAAGAGAGTAACATTCAACATACATATGTAATCGGAGGGACGGGGAGCGTAAGTAATTCCGTTCAACAAGATTTGCCTTCTCCCACAAGAATCGGAGGCAAGGATCGATATGAAGTAGCATCAAAAATATTTGAGCAATTCAATTTGGATAAAAACGGTGCCTTCATTGCTACAGGCTTAACGTTTGCAGATGCCCTTACAGGTTCGGTACCTGCAGCGAAAGAAAATACTGCAATATTATTAACGAAACCAAACAGTCTACCTGAGTCATCTCTAACAGCAATAACAAGAAATAATGTTAGCGGCTTTTTGTTGCTGGGCGGTCAAGGATCTGTTGGAGAAGAAATTGAATATCAGTTGTTTCATCGGAATTCCTCCACTGTTCCAGTGGTATATTTTGTACCGCATGCAGATGATGAAGTGTTATCGTATGCTGTAGATATTAGAAATATGATTAGGGAAGGAAGACCAACCTACTTAGTGTTAATGTCTCAAGGGGAAGATTCTTTTGCAAGAAGCATTCAAAATGGCTTCTATGATGGTAAGGATGTTTTACCTTTTGAGCAGGGTATGCCACTTTTTTGCCATTGGCATAAAAGGTATCATGACCCCATCGAAGAAAGTTATCTCCATGGACATATAGATGTTGAAACCTTTGGGGAATTAAGGGAAGAAGATTTCTTCAGAGCAACTAGAGCTTTGGGGGTCCCTGAGGAAAATATCTTTTCACACGCTCTTTCAAAGAATGAATTCACTAGCGAAAATATAGAGGGGATTATTAAAGAATATATTGGAAAATATCCTAGTGCAGATTTTAAAACAATGTCTAAGTTTGATGGGCATATTCAACATGCATTGATCGGCAGCACATTAGAAGAAATGGAACAAAAAAATGAACTGTACCCATTTCAAACATCATACTTTGTTTCTATGTATACTGATCGTTTTTCTTCTATTAATATACCTTATAAAAATGTGGTAATCACATTAAGTAATCATTTAGATGAATCATATATTAAAAAGGGGATAAACGAGTACAAACTTTTTGAGCCGGAGAATGGTTTGTATGGTAATGGCTATCATTCTGTGATGTCACAGTTTAATGCTTTAGAAAAACAAATGTTCACGAAAATCCATAAGTAGAGTTTTTTAGTAAGTAATATTTATGAAACAGAATGATAATTTTTTATTTTAAAGTGGTTGCGGTAAAATAATAAGGCTGACATTTATAGAAACACCTTTTAGAAAGGAGAATATGCATGAGTCGAATTTTAGTAACTGGTGGGGCAGGGTTTATAGGATCCCACTTAGTGGATGCGCTTTTAAATAGAAACGAAAAGGTTATTGTAATTGATAACCTTTCAATGGGAGATGAAAACAACCTGCCCCAGGATAATAATATTACTTTTATTAAAGGAGATTTGTCTGATCCAGAGTTAGTAAACACCTTATTCAGTAAATATACTATCAAAACAATTTTTCATTTAGGCGCTGTTGCAAGTGTAGTTGCTTCTATAGAAAAACCATCAGAAACACATAGAACAAATATGGATGGAACTTTAATTTTATTAGAAGCAGCAAAAAAATATGGTGTGGGTCGCTTTATTTTTGCTTCTTCAGCTGCGATTTTTGGTGACGAGCCAACCTTGCCTAAATCAGAAGAATCGACAATCAAACCTCTCACGCCATATGCAATTGACAAGTATGGGTCTGAACAATATGTAATTGCTTATAACAGACTGTATCATTTACCTACCACGGTTTTGAGGTTCTTTAATGTTTTTGGTAACAGGCAGAACCCTTCCTCCCCATACTCGGGAGTTGTATCTATTCTCACGGATAAATTTAAAAAACTCAAAAATAATGAGGAAGATTCATTTATCTTATATGGGGAAGGAGATCAAACAAGAGATTTCATTCATGTGAAAGATGTAGTTAAAGCTCTTATATTGGTCATGGAAAGAGAAGCGGCTGTAGGGGAGATATTTAACTTGGGAACAGGTATTTCTACTAGTTTAAAACAGCTTATAGAAATATATGAAAGAGCTACAGGGCTATCTCTTCCAATTATTGAAAAAGAAGAAAGATCTGGAGACATTAAGTATTCGTACACCAGTATAGAAAAAATAAAAGCTATTGGATATACTCCTGATTATTCCCTAGAAGAAGGTATTAAGATTTATTGGGATAAGGAATGTAGTTGATTTTACTTATAAATTTTTACCATAAAGCTTTGTTAAACACTGCTGTTGATTTTCGGGGTGCCCACCGCTCTAAATGTGGTCTTGCATGTTTAGTTTCAAGACCTTGGGGACAGTAAATGAGAATAATCAGCAACATGAATATATAAAAACATTCATATTGAAATAATAAAAGTCATTCTGAGGAGTGACTTTTTTATTTTTACCTAAATTCGACATAAACCCCTACTAATTACACAATTTCGAGTAATTTCTATTTTTATATTTACAATCTTTGTAAGCTTAGATAGTATTAACATTGTAAAATGTGTAACAAAAATTTAATGGAGTGATAAATAAATGAAAAATAAGATTGCAGCATCCTTGCTTTCATCTTTCCTATTACTAACTGCTTGTGGAACACAGGAAACAAAAGTGGAAGAAAATAGCACTTCAGGAAGTAGTGAAGTTACCGATAATAAGGAAGAGACTAAAATGGTCACTTATAATGGATTAGCTGATCCTCACACCATGGAAGTTGAAATGGATGGAGAAATTAAGTCAATCCAATTCAATCCGGATATCCTTGACCAAATTGAAGAAATGGAAGAAGGAAAAGAATATCAGTTGAAGGTAAAAGAAAATGAAAAAGGCCAGATCGAATTAGTAGAAATAATGAAATAAAATGATGGAGGTAAAGGATATTGGGTTTTTTAAGAAAAACAGTTGTATCAGTTGTTAGTGCCAGTGTGATTTTAGCTTATTCTCCTATTTCAGAAGCCAGTGCATCGACTATTTCAGTAAAATTGAAAAATTATATTGGCAACAGAACTAGTCTTGTAGTAAACAGTCAAGGTACATATAAACTAGAAAATAATAATAAAAGATTTTCTGGTGATGATCGCTATGAGGTGGCGGAAAATGTCGCAAGTAACGGCTGGGATACAGCTGAAACAGTGTTTGTTGTCAACTCATTAGCATTTGCTGATGCGCTTGCTGCGTCACCACTTGCCTACAAATATAATGCACCTATTCTATTAACCAGAGCAGGAGATATTCCTGAGTCTACGTTCAATAAAATTAAAACACTTCAACCGAATAAGATTATCATTGTCGGTGGTACTGGAAGTGTAAATGGGACAGTTGAAAATAAATTAAAGTCCATTACAGGTAATGTCTCCCGTATTGATGGGAAAGATCGTTTCGAGGTATCAAAAAAAATTGCACAAAACCTCGGAGCGTCAAGTGATGCGTTTCTTACCAACGGATTGATCTTTTCGGATGCCTTGGCTATAGCACCTTATGCTGCAAAGAATGAGATCCCTATCCTTCTTACTAGGAAAGATAGTATACCGGCTCCTACTTATGAAGCTATAAAGGGGAAATCTGAGGTAACGGTTATTGGCGGTACCGGAAGTGTGAATAATAATGTTTATAATAGTGCAAAAGCGACTAAACGAATTGATGGTAAAGATCGTTATGAAGTTTCAGCAAATATCGTAAAAGAGTTAAACATCAATTCAACTATGGCATATGTATCAAACGGATTAACGTTTGCTGATGCATTAACGGGCTCAGTGCTGGCTGCTAAAAATGGTTCGCCGTTGTTATTGACAAGAGCTGATAATCTGCCTGATGTTATTAAAAGTTTAATAGATAACAAGGCTTATAACGTATTCAACATTTTAGGTGGTCCTGCTTCTGTTGAAGAGAAAGTGGTTAATCAGCTGCCAAATGAATTTAAACTGCAGGCTGGAACGGATTATGTCGTGAAAAATGAATCTGGAAGACTAGCAATGTATCAAGGCAGCACGAAGGTTGCGGATTTTGGTCAATCTAATTTTGTGTTGGCACCATCATCATACTCAACTTCTAATGTACTTACAATCAAAGGTAGTGCAGAAAGACAATATCTGGGCAAGATGCAATTTACTTCAGAATCTGAAAAATACGTTAGACCAATAAACATTAACATCCCTTTTGAAGATTACCTAAAAAGTGTAGTTCCGAGAGAATCGCCAACCTATTACCATATGGAAGCATTAAAAGCCCAAGCGGTTGCTGCGCGTACCTTTGCCATTCGCAAAAAAGAGCAAACAGTTTTGGATGATCAAAGCTTTCAAGTCTATGGCGGATACGAATGGCACTCCAGAACTAATCAGGCAGTTGAAGATACGAGAGGGCAAGTACTCAGGTACAAAGGAGACTTAATTACAGCTTCATTTTCTTCGAGTAATGGTGGTTATACAGCAACCAATAAAGATGAATGGGGCTATGAAAACCCGGGTTATTTCCAGAATGTAAATGATCCATATGATACTTATTCATGGGATTTAAAAGTACCAAAAACGGCTATCAGTGACGACACTATCATAAAAACATCAGAAGAAAAAACAACTTATAGTAATATCACCTTAGACGCAGCTTTAAAGAATCCAGGCTGGTGGTGGGATGCTGTCAGTGAATCTAAAACAGTTTATTTAGATGAAACTCAAAAAACAGCGCCGCTTATTGATAATATTAAGAGCTATTTATATAAAGGTAGTTATATAAATAAAGAAATAAAGATTAAGTCAATCTCCAGTTATGTAATAGATCCTGAGAAAAATGAGGGCCAAAGAAGTATAAGCGGTTCTTTAAGAGTTAAGTTTTATATGAAAGAAAAAGGCACAAACAATTACTATCTTGAAACAGATGGAAAATTAAAAGAATATGAAGAAACGATTGAGGCTTCTGCAACTGATTTAAGATATTTG
This window harbors:
- the hutI gene encoding imidazolonepropionase, encoding MTKQFDTIIENIGQLLTMDHGEGPLKGKEMSELPVIEHAAVGIKDGLVEWIGTHEEAQSHKATERIDAEGKLVTPGLVDPHTHLVFGGSREHEMALKQQGVPYLEILKRGGGILSTVGATREASEEELLKKARFHLDRMISYGVTTVEAKSGYGLDKETELKQLRVAKKLNEEHAADLVSTFLGAHAIPPEYKERSDEFLQEMLKLLADIEKENLAEFVDIFCETGVFTVEQSRKFLKAAKEKGFSVKIHADEIDPLGGTEMATEIGATSGDHLVGASEKGIQALGATDTIAVLLPGTSFYLNKGKFANARGMLEAGAAIALSTDFNPGSSPTENLQFIMNLASLQLKMTPEEIWNAVTVNSAYAINRGEQAGKLIKGRKADIVLWDAPNYHYVPYHYGVNHTHTVMKNGCIIYRKEKLHEHISTH
- the hutG gene encoding formimidoylglutamase, giving the protein MSIFQHIKPAGKAQFKDRYTTKAAELLTPYTEGSKGDVAIIGAPLSKPSISHSGASFAPDAIRRCLNSFTTYNIEEEADISNKTIIDFGDIAMHPTSIEECHQRIYQSTKEVAQAQAAPLTIILGGDHSITTSTVKAIKETIGTVGVIQLDAHHDLRNTEDGGPTNGTPFRRLIEEGHLKGEHLIQIGIRNYANAKAYHDYAIQKGVSVHTMKDVRQRPITELIQSALTRLDTQVDTIYLSVDMDVLDQAYAPGCPAIGPGGMDPDTLAEAVQQSIKHPKVQTMDIVEIDPTLDIRDMTSRIASLLIVNSLIK
- a CDS encoding sigma-70 family RNA polymerase sigma factor — translated: MEDTHKNHLIESLIDEYEISITKLAYFYVQDWPAAQDICQDVFIKVYDALDQFNHQSSYKTWIYRIAINKCKDYKKSAYFRKSTVVDKFHRFFNKEIAATPEQVLLQTEEQTSLSAQIFTLPVKYREIILLYYYEELTTREISELLNINSSTVRTRLERGRQKLKTMLERRDKDE
- a CDS encoding DUF6843 domain-containing protein, whose product is MKKLFLLLIAALSLGGCTSPGLTNHIYLIPEGYEGSFTVFFNIPGAPKLKKEGEFAVFPIETTEIETLHQTDYSTYGYALTSRKEPYLPKAATYEVNNKYYYIDQAGKRKEIDSYCVHERGVGGNTGADGKEIGYVDVQVTQTECGEDFYLNGKEEYTTQSKEAKKELINKLD
- a CDS encoding helix-turn-helix domain-containing protein, which translates into the protein MDFTAVGKKIKELRKNSGLSQEDLAEGVCTQAQISKIEKGDVFPYASTLYQISQKLGVDVNYFFDIGTTPRLDYVQEVFQQLQILRRNLKFEEMMEIVRAEEDNPLFIQNNKNHQLLLWHKGIYLYEVKKDLDASVKTLREAISITNEKGKLLQERELEILLSLGAIYFYEDLDKALEVFEEIEDHLHLLPHLNNYTIKTRLYYNLARTLTRLKRIEESNKYCKNAIKWALHKDSLYLLGELHYHFGYNLELLEKPEQAKSYMEKALIVFELQQDDKYTQFIKGKIKELTANS
- a CDS encoding LysM peptidoglycan-binding domain-containing protein, which encodes MLFTVATTAVISASFAAQASANTHKVEPGDTLWSISKKYDVSISELKQMNNLRNTVIFPRQQLVVTKNPASVPTDPKPSPPAVPVAENGKTYTIKSGDTLIRIANSHSISLSDLKKWNQISSHIIYPGQKLTVSASTSSQVKEPSKTEEDTTKNENNVPPVSKPQNVSYSVKSGDTLYKISREFSVSVQDIKQWNNLKSDVIHIGQKLEVAKQQTSHSQDSEKVAPGPDSEITSEALAHLGAPYKWGGSSSSGFDCSGYIYHVFNEAGYDIKRQSSEGYFNRSYYVDKPELGDLVFFENTYKKGISHVGIYIGDEQFIHAGDNGVEISSLNNPYWKSKFDSFKRFY
- a CDS encoding cell wall-binding repeat-containing protein; its protein translation is MKKYLMIVVLVVSFLGTGSKEVNAEVFNYDRIGGEDRFEVAVNLSKKYWPESAEVVVLSNYNAFADALAAGPLAFKHNAPVLLTHPDKLTLTTKEELNRLSPSKVIIAGGTGSVSVQIEKELRGMGIKIIRYGGRDRFEVAVNIAKEFSSPKSAILANSQAFADALSVSPYASRNGIPILLTRPNKLGEETKHYIKESNIQHTYVIGGTGSVSNSVQQDLPSPTRIGGKDRYEVASKIFEQFNLDKNGAFIATGLTFADALTGSVPAAKENTAILLTKPNSLPESSLTAITRNNVSGFLLLGGQGSVGEEIEYQLFHRNSSTVPVVYFVPHADDEVLSYAVDIRNMIREGRPTYLVLMSQGEDSFARSIQNGFYDGKDVLPFEQGMPLFCHWHKRYHDPIEESYLHGHIDVETFGELREEDFFRATRALGVPEENIFSHALSKNEFTSENIEGIIKEYIGKYPSADFKTMSKFDGHIQHALIGSTLEEMEQKNELYPFQTSYFVSMYTDRFSSINIPYKNVVITLSNHLDESYIKKGINEYKLFEPENGLYGNGYHSVMSQFNALEKQMFTKIHK